GCCGGCTTCGGCGGCGCCCCGGCAGAGACCGTTTCCTCGAAATACTCTGCCAGCTCCTTTTCCGAGGCGAGCACCCGGGCGTCATAATCGGAAAGATTGTATTCGGACTGAAATCGCCTGATTTTTTCGTCCGGCAGCTCCGGCAGCTCTGTCTTGATCATGGCGATCCATTCCCGGTCGACCCTCAGCGGCACCAGGTCCGGGTCGGGGAAGTAGCGATAGTCGTGGGCCTCTTCTTTTCCCCTCATGGATTCGGTGATGTTTTTCTGGTCGTTCCACAGTCGGGTTTCCTGGACGACACTGCCGCCGTCTTCCAGGACCTCTATCTGGCGGTGGATTTCATATTCCAGCGCCCGCTCGACATTGCGGAAGGAATTCATGTTTTTCAGCTCCGTCCGGGTGCCGAGCGTCTTCGATCCCTCGGGCATGACCGAAATGTTCGCATCGCATCGGAAGCTCCCCTCCTCCATGTTCCCATCGCACACCCCAAGGTAGCGAAGGATACTGCGAAGTTTTCTGAGGTACTCGCCCGCCTCTTCCGGCGTGCTCATGTCCGGCTCGGACACGATCTCCAGAAGCGGCACACCGGTGCGGTTGAGATCCACGTAGGAGAAGGGAGCTTTGTCGTCATGGACGAGCTTGCCCGCGTCCTCCTCCATGTGTATGCGGGTCAGACCGATTTTCTTTTTCTCGCCGTTTGTCTCGATCTCCACGTGTCCGCCCTTTGCCAGGGGATATTCGTACTGGGAAATCTGATATCCCTTAGGGAGATCGGGGTAGAAATAGTTTTTTCGGGCGAACTGGGCGAACTCGGCGATTTCCCCACTTGTGGCCAGGGCAGCCCGGATGCCGAACTCCACGACCCGACGGTTCAGGACGGGCAGCACCCCCGGCATGGCGGTACAGACCGGGCAGATATGGGAGTTCGGCTCGGCCCCAAAGGCGGTGGAGCAGCCGCAAAAGATCTTCGAATCGGTGAGAAGCTGTGCGTGGACTTCAAGCCCTATAACGGCGGTATATTTCATGGCGATATCGTCTTTTTCTCGATGCCATAATTGAAAGAATTATAACAAAGATCGTGTGAGGGTGTTCTGATTTTAATTATTAAAAAAAAATAATGAAATCACTCCGAAGGATCACAGGCTCGGTTTCGGAGTGTGATGCGGGCGATTCTGTTCAAGGTAGTAGGCCGACCGGAAGATGTGTTCCTCGCCCAGGGGTTTCGCTAAAAGCTGCACCCCGATGGGGAGCCCCTGGGAGTTGAGACCCGCGGGAACGCTCATACCCGGAATGCCGGCCAGGTTCGCCGTGACGGTGTAGACATCCCCCAGGTACATGGAAAGGGGATCTTCAAGCTTTTCGCCGATTTTATATGCCGGCGTGGGCGCCGCGGGGCACGCAATGACATCTACCTTGGCGAAGGCCGCCTCCAGATCGTCGCTCAAGAGGCGGCGCACCTGGAGCGCCTTTTTGTAGTACGCGTCGTAATAGCCGGCGGAGAGGGCGTAGGTCCCCAGCATGATGCGCCGCTTTACCTCGGGGCCGAATCCGCCGGAGCGGCTCCGCCTGAACATGTCGATGAGGGAGTCCTTGGGCCGCGTGTCCCTGAAGCCGTAGCGTACGCCGTCGTAGCGGGCCAGGTTGGAGCTCGCCTCGGACGGGGCGATAATGTAGTAGGCGGCCAGGGCGTGCTCGGTGCGGGGGATGCTGACGTCTATGATCTTCGCCCCTCCCCCTTCCAGCGTTTTCACCATCTCCATCACCCGACCTTCGACCTCTTCGTCCAGCCCCTCGCCGAAATATTCCTTCGGGACGCCCACACGAAGGCCTTGGACGCCTCGATCGAGAAATTCGGTGTAATCGGGGATGTCCACCTCCAGGGAGGTGGAGTCCCGCTTGTCATGCCCCGCGATGGCGGAAAAGAGGATCGCCGCATCGCGCACGTCCTTGGTCATGGGGCCGATCTGATCCAGCGACGAGGCGAAGGCCACCAGGCCGTACCGGCTGACCAGGCCGTAGGTGGGCTTGAGACCCACGATGCCGGTATAGGAGGCGGGCTGGCGGATGGAACCGCCGGTGTCGCTTCCCAGGGCCGCACAGCACAGGTCCGCCGCCACCGCGGCGGCGGAGCCGCCGCTGGAGCCGCCCGGTATATAGTCGGTGTTGTGGGGATTTCTCGTGGGGCCGAAATAGGACGACTCGGTGGAAGATCCCATGGCGAACTCGTCCATGTTGGTCTTTCCCAGCATCACCGCGCCCTGTCCCGCAAGGCGCTCGATAACCGTCGCGTTGTAGGGCGGTACGAAATGTTCGAGAATCTTCGAGCCGCAGGTGGTGGTGATGCCCCGGGTACACATGAGGTCCTTTATGCCCAGGGGAATGCCGGTGAGGGTCGTGGCATCATTGTTTACCAGGCGCTTTTTCGCCTCCTTCGCCCGGGCCAGGGCTGTATCTGCGGTAATGCGTATGTAGGCGTTGAGGGACGGATTTATCCGCTCGATGCGTTCGAGAAAGGTCTCTGTGGCCGCCACCGGGTCTGTGTCGCCGTTTCGATACGCGGTCGCAAGTTCATGTATGGTCGATGAGCAAATATCCATGAAGCAAAAAATCCTATTCGATCACTTTCGGTACCTTAAAAAGCGTGTTCTTCGATTCCGGCGCGTTGGCGAGGATCTCGCTCGTGTCTGTAAACGGGACCACCGCATCCGGGCGCATGACGTTTTCTTTCGGGATTGCATGGGTCATGGGGGGGACGTTGGTGGTGTCGACCTCTCCCAGCTTTTCCATGTAGGAAAGAATGTCGTTGATGTTGTCGGTCATCCGCTCGGTTTCGGTGTCCGTCAGGTCGAGACGGGCGAGCCGAGACACGTACAGAACTTCATTTTTCGTGATTTTCGCAGCTTTATCGCTCATGAGAGGGCACCGGTTTTCTTCGTTGGCGTTTTCCATATCGCCCCCCTCCCGAGGCCGCCGGAAGGGGGGCGTGTTGTTTTCTTGCTTTTAAATTATACTTCCATCTGCTCCAGCATGTCGGCGGTGGTTACCTCCTTCGCCTCGCCCTTCTTGACGAACAACATGCAGATGAGGGCCATCAGGAAGAAGGCGGGCACCACCAGGAACATGGTCTGGTAGCTGCCGGTGATGTCCTTGAACACGCCGATAATGGGCGGGGACACGGTTTGAGCGAGCATCGAGAAGAAATAATAGAGGCCGGTATAGGTCCCCAGCATTTCTTCCGTGGTGATGTCCCAGATCATCGGGATGGAGTTGATGTTGATGCAGGCCCAGGACACGCCCCCCAGGAGCATGATCCCGATGATGATCGGGATGCTCTTGATGTAGGCCATCGCTCCCATCAGGATCATGAGTCCGATGAGGCCGGCGATGATGGTGCGCTTTCTGCCCACCTTCGTGGCGATATAGCCGCTGGGGATGGCGAAGATGATGAAGGTCAGTGAGAATAATCCCAGCATGAACGCCGCCCGCCCGGCGGAAAGACCCAGCTCGTTGATGCCGTAGAGGGTGAAGAAGGTTTCCACGCCGTTGTAGCCGAAGAACCAGCAGAAAATCGCCAGGAATATCAGGATGGAGCTTCTCTCCACCCACCTGAGCAGGGTGATGAAGACGATCAGTGCGAAAATCAGCATCGCCATCATGACGTGGCCCTGGTAGGCCGACTCGAAAATCTGACCCAACGTTCCGGAGAAGAGACCCGTGGTGTTGAGGATGAAGTAGGCGATCAGACCCACGACGATGGCGATGACCGACGTCTTCACCAGCTTCATGGAGATGTCCTCGGCCTCCTCGTGGGGGATCTCCTTGGGCTCCTTGATGGTGAGAAAGAGGATAATGATTGCGAGAACCGTCACCACGGACACGCCGATAAAGGGAACCTTCGGATTGATGTCATACAGCATGCCGCCGACGAAGAACACCATGAGCGCCGCGGCGCCTCCCATAAAATTGATGACGCCGTTGGCCTTGCTCCGGTTGACCGACGGGATGATATCCGGCATCAGGGCCACGACCGGCGATCGCCACAGGGCCATGAAGATATTCATGAGCACGATGGTGCCGATGAGGAGCCAGAAGGCCTGGGCCATGGGAATGTAGAAGAAGAGGACCGCGGCAAGGGGCGCGCCGAAGATGATATAGGGCATGCGGCGGCCGATTCTCGTTTTGGTCTTGTCGCTGACCGCTCCCACGATGGGCTGTATCGTCACGGCCAGGATGTTGTCCAGGGTCATGATCAGGCCGATGATGGTTCCCGATGTGATGAATTTTTCCAGGATGACCGGGACGAAGGCGTTATACAGCGTCCATACGAGGGAAACCCCGAAAAATCCCAAACCGATCAGAAAGGTCTTTTTGTAATCTAGTTTCATGGATCAGTCCTTTATATATGAATCAATAAAAAATGCGCCTCACCTTCCGGTTATGGAGAGCGGACGACTCTCTCCAACCTTTCCATTGGTATCATATAGTCGGAATGATTGTCAATTAAAAACCTGGGGCCGTAGGGTGGGGCATATCGGGGATTTATCCCCCCGCCGGATTATTCCGATTCGGGTGTCGATTCGCCCGGTTTCGTTCCGGGCGCGGCGGATGTATCTGTTTTTTTGTCTATTGTATTCGGATTTAGATATGCCCGTCCTGTTCAATGATGGTACGTTCTGCCTCCCATTGATCCCGTGTGTGAGCGGGCGTTGGACGGCGGCGTCGGGCGGATCTTCGGCACGATCCCGTCATCTCTCGGTTCTCGGCCGGATTTTACGTTGACTTTGCCGATGAGTGTGATACAGTTTATCATTACCGTGTGTGGGGGGGATCTTCCGAAAACCCGCCCAACCGTCGCAAGAAAATGTATTACGGGGGGAGGGGGAATTCCCCCCTTTTTGACGGCTTCATTCAGGAGGGGGGCCGGCATGGCAGGGAAAAATCCGCAGAACGAGCCGTCACGGCCGACCACCAAGGATACGGCGGTAATCGTCATCGATGTCCAGGAGGCCCTGGCGTCGGCCATGAAGGAAAAGATCGCCGATAAAATCATCCGGCAGACCATCACCCTCATCGAGGCGGCGAAGATCCTCGACCTGCCGACGGTGGTCACCGAGCAGTACCCGAGGGGACTGGGGCCGACGCTGCCGGTGGTCAGGGACGCCCTGGGAGATCGCTATCGTCCGCTGGAGAAGCTCTCGTTCAGCGTCATGGGCGAGCGGTACATAGCGGATGTCATTGAAAACACAGGCGCCCGTCACCTGATCCTGGCGGGCATGGAGACCCACGTGTGCGTCCTGCAGAGCGCCCTGGACCTCTGTGACGCGGGGTATCTCCCCCACATCGCCGCAGACGCCGTCTGTTCCCGGACGGAGCTGGACTGGGAGACCGGTATTACGTCCATGAGGGATGCGGGTGTCGGCATCGGCACGGTGGAACAGTACCTGTTTCTGCTGCTTGAGCGGGCCGGGTCGGATCAGTTCAAGGCGATATCAAAAATGCTCAAGTGATGCGGGCTGCACGCCGTCGTTTCCGATCGACATATCCGCCCGATGAGCGGTAGTAATATATAAATAAATAATTTCAACGAATTGCAGATGGTATCCCCGGACAGGTCCGATGGTTTAATCGGCCGTCGGGGGCGCAACATGAATTGATATTCGCCTGTATCGTACGGGCGCATGCCGGACCGGGTCTTTCATGAAAGAACGAACGAAAAAACTCAGACAAATCATGGCCGAGGACGACCTCCGGGAGCTGAAGGAGGAGGTTTCCAAATTCCATCCGGCGGATATCGCCGAGTTCATGCAGTACCTCCTGCCCGATGAAAAGCAGGTCGTCTTTTCCATCCTCGATACGGAGGCCGCCGCCGACGTCCTGGTCGAGCTGGAAGACGAGACCCGGGACTTCATCCTGGCGGGTCTCGAGAGCGGCCGGCTGTCTGAGATCGTCGATGACATGGAGTCCGACGACGCCGCGGACATCATAGACGACCTGCCCGACGACGTCGCCCAGGAGGTCCTGGAGCAGATCGACACCGACGACGCCGAGGATATCCAGCGCCTGATGCGCTACGACGAGGAGTCCGCCGGCGGCATCATGCAGACGGAGCTGGTGAGCGTCGTGCAGGAGGAGACGGTCAACCAGGCCATCGAGAAGATCAGGTCCTTGGCCGATGAGGTCGAGGACATCCACAACGTTTACGTGATCGATCGTTTCGGAAAGCTCACCGGCATCCTCCCCTTGAGAAAGCTGATCCTCGCCGCCCCGAGTAAGAGGATTGAGGACATACTGGAGCAGGAGCCGATCACCGTGACGGTGGACGTGGACCAGGAGGAAGTGGCCCGGCTCTTCAAGAAGTACGACCTGGTGGGACTGCCGGTGGTGGATTACGTCGGTCGACTGGTGGGGCGCATCACCGTCGATGACATTGTCGACGTCCTGGAAGAAGAGGCCACCGAGGACATCATCAAGCTGACCGGCGCCGTGGACGACTACGCCTATTCCTCATCCGTCCTCAAGAGCGCCGGCACACGGCTGCCCTGGCTGTTTGCCAGCTGGATGGGTGGCGTGCTGGCGTCGTTGATTATCGGATTTTATGAGAACACCCTGATCGAGGCGGTGGTGCTGGCGGCGTTCATGCCGGTTATCGCCGGGATGGGGGGAAACGTGGCCTCCCAGTCCTCCACCATCGTGGTTCGGGGAATCGCCATCGGGAGCATCGACCTCAAGCGATTGTGGTCGGTGGTGTTTCGGGAGGTGAAGATCGGGCTCCTACTCGGAGTCACCTACGGGGTGCTCCTGGGCGTTTTTGCGAGCCTCTATTTCGTCGACGTGGTGAACCTCTGGCTGGTGGTGGGCCTGGGCATCTTTTCTTCCATCACCATCGCATCCACCCTGGGCACCCTCATGCCCATCATGCTCCACTCCATGGGCTTCGACCCGGCGATCTCGTCGGGCCCCTTCGTGACCACCGCCACCGATGTTGTCAGCATGCTCGTATACCTCGTGCTCGCCACGGCGATTATTCTGTAGTATACTGATATATTGATATAAGGTATATCCGCTTTGTTGTAGCAATGACAACGACGGACACGGACAATCCGTGTATCATGAAACTCGGCACGGTGAGGGTGACGAAATAACCCCATGAAACGAATCGAGACGAATGCGATTGTGCTGGCCGCGAGGGATACCGGTGAGGCGGACCTGTTGGTGACGCTGCTTGCCCGGAGGACCGGCCGGATCACCGGCATGGCGAAGGCGGCGAAAAAGAGCAAAAAGCGATTCGTGAACGTGTTCGATCGGGGCAATATCGTCACAATCTCGATGTATCGCCCCAGAAACCGCGAGCTCTTTCTCATCGAGGACGCGTCCCTCATCGACGACTGCCGGGGGGCGTCTTCCGACATGGAGGCGCTGGCCAGGACGTCGGTGCTTCTGGAGCTGGTGCTGGAGCTTGCCCCGGAGGAGGAGCCGACGCCACAGCTCTTCGACGACCTGGCGGCGGCCCTTGCCGTTCTCTCGGCCCCGGGCGCCCGGGAAGAAGCGCTGTGGCTGTATCTAATGCGGCTTCTGGAACAGCTCGGCCTGGCCCCGTTTCTGGACGGCTGTGTACGGTGCGGTAAGGCGGCGGGAATGGAGGACAGGGCGTTTTTCTCGCCCGCCTCCGGCGGGCTGATCTGCACGAAATGTCGTGACCCGAGGGATGCGGGCATGCCCCTCTCGGCGGGGACGCGCAGGTTCATGGCCGCGGGCCTTTCGACCCCCCCGGATAAAATGCGGCGCATTGTCCTGACCGGCGAGGCGAGGGGCGAGATCAGGCAGGCCCTGCCTCTTTTCATCCATCACCAGGTCGGAAAGCGCCTTTTGTCTCTCGATTTTTTCGAGCGATATATCATCGAGGGGGAACGCACCGAAATGAGGCGGCGCCGCTCAAAAATATCTTGACAAGACACGATCAGTGGATATCTTACGATAGAGTACGATATATACCAAAAAAGAAAAAAACAGGAGGAATATAGATGTTACTCACGCTGGATCCTTTATATTATATTCTGGTCGGCCCGGCTCTGCTGCTGTCGATCTTTGCGTCCATGAAGGTCAAGCGGACATTCAAGAAATTTTCCAAGGTGGCCACCGCGTCCGGCATGACCGGGGCCCAGGCCGCACAACGGATGCTGGCCACGTCCGGGGTGCACGACGTCCAGATCGAAGCCGTCAGCGGATTCCTCAGCGACCATTACGATCCGTCGAAAAAGGTGCTGAGGCTGTCCCCCGACGTGTTCTCGGGCAAGTCCGTCGCCAGCGTCGGCGTGGCGGCCCACGAGGCGGGGCACGCACTGCAGGACGCCGGGGGATACGCGCCGTTAAAGCTCAGGACCGCAATCGTGCCGGTCGCGAGCATCGGCTCAAGCCTGGCGTGGCCGCTGTTGATCTTCGGGTTTATCCTGTCGTCTTTAGCGCTGATAAAGGTCGGGATCATCTTCTTCGGCGCGGCGGTGGCGTTTCAGATCATTACCCTGCCGGTGGAGTTCAACGCCAGCAGGCGGGCGGTGGCGGCGCTGTCGTCCTCGGGGATGCTGATGGAGCAGGAGGTGGACGGCGCCCGGACCGTTCTTCGGGCCGCAGCGATGACCTATGTGGCGGCCGCGGCGACGGCGATACTCCAGCTGTTGTATTTCCTGCTCCTCTCACGGCGCTGATAGGCCATTCGCCGGGAGGGGTGCGCCGATCACACCAATGGTGACCGGTCAATCTTTCCTCTTTGTGCTGCAGACGGCAGAGGGTGATCCCGGTCGTGTGTGATGATGATATGACGGGGTCGATGGTTTCGATCCCGTCGTTTTTCTCTTGCCCAAACGCATGAGCGGCGGTATTATATAAATGTTATATAGGAGTGGGTAATTCCACGTTATATCTCTGACCTGTCCAATCTTTGGTGCGCCTGCCATGAAGCTCGATGCCACAGCCTACGATAAGAAGATGGGCCTTCCCTCTCATAAATTATTCAAGAACAGATGGCGGGTATCCGGCCAGTTTCTGATGACCCTCGGCTCTCTTTTGGTTGTCATCATCGCCTTTCTGGTATCAAGTCTGATACTCTCCTCCGATGACGGGCTTCTTGCCGTGATCGGCCTGTTTTTGCTGGTATTTCTCGTGCTGTTTATCCCGATCTCCCGGTACGTGCGCCCCCTCATTGAGGTGGATGCCATCCGGCATTATCTTGAAGGGATGGAAAAGAAGCTTCGGGCGTGGGATTTCTGTCGGGACGACCTGATGGACCTTGAACGGCTCAGGAATATCCTGTCCAAAAAGGAGCGAAAGATATACCTCCTGTACCTGTTCAGGACGTCTTTTATTCTTTCCGAGATGGAAAAAAGGGAGGAGGCGAAGACCCAGTTTTACTGGGGGGACAATCGCTGCGAGGTCCGGCACTGATCGGGGCATCCCGATCGACGATCGATTAACATCGAAAAAAGAACGTTCGGCACGCCGGGTGTTCTTTTTTTTAGGATGTCTCCCCTATCTGGAAAAATACCGTCCGGATTGTCTCTTTGTGTATAATATATCCGTGCCCGCCGCCCGGAAGTGAACCGACCGGCACGACCTTCCATTATGACGAAAGCCGCTTTTTCTTGATCCCCTGATAGAGATACACCATCCCCCCGGTCATGGAGTGGGACGTGACATCGGTGAAGCCGGACTCCTCCATGAGGGCGGTGACCTCCTCGGGACGCAGAAAGCCGTGGATCGAGTCCGCCAGGTAGTCGTAGGCGCCCCTATTCGCGGAGACGATCCCCCCGATGACCGGGAGGATGCGGCCCAGGTAGAGCCGATAGGGAACCAGGAGCAGAGATGACCGCGGGGGCGCGAACTCCAGGATGAAGAGCCTTCCACCCGGTTTGAGCACCCTGGCCGCCTCGATGATGCCTTCCTTTTTGTCCGAGAGGTTCCTGAGGCCAAAACCCATGGTGGCGATGTCGAAGGCGTCATCGATAAAGGGGAGAGCCTGGGCGTCGCCGGGAAAGAGCGCCTTTTCCGTGCCGGGGCGGACGCGGGACACCTTTCGCCTGCCCCCCTCGAGCATCTTTTGGGAAAAATCGACGCCGCATACCCCGATGCCCGGCACCGCCCGGAGAAAGGCCGCGGCGATGTCTCCCGTGCCGGTGCAGATATCCAGGATTTTGTCATCCGGGCGGGGCGCGGCCATGCGGAGCAGCCGCCGTCGCCACAGGCGGTCGATGGAGAGGCTCAATACATGGTTGAGGAGATCGTAGCGGTGCGCGATGGAGTCGAAGAGGTTCGAAACGCCGGTTTTGGTCATGGTGACAGGTCTCAATCGTCCGACGCCGCTGGGCACGACGCCCCCGGCGGTCGGCTTTCTGTTGCTGTTTTCAGAGGCCGACGATGCCCCGAGAAGGCCTCGTCGGTGTCTGTGAAGATAGGATGTGTTCCTCTCGGGAGGCGGCCCGTCCCCGCACACCCACCTTCCCCGCGCTCCCCGGCTCGCCTGCGGTTGATCACACGACACACACCGCAGAGGGAACACGGCAAAGAAAACGCCCGCTCATTATTGCCCATCGTGGGCTGTTTGTCAATCGCCCGCGAAACGGTATCGGATCGATGCCGACGCCCGGAGAGATATGCGAGAACATTGTGATGATCGAAAAAGGATTTTGACAGGGATTTTCCACTCTGGTACCATATGGTTTCAGGGAGTATTCCCCATTCTATTTTTGGGAGTAGAGCATGAATCACCGGGAGCGGTTTGAATTGTTGCGAGACCGGTTGGAGGGGAGGCTTGCGAGTGCGGGCGTTCCCGACTGGGAGATATATTACGGCGCGTCGTCGCGTCTGGGCATCTCCGCCGAGGACGGAGGAGTGGAGGATTACAGCTTTTCCGCCCCCTACGGCGTGAGCCTTCGGGTCATCAATGACGGCGGCATCGGCTTTTCCTTCGCC
This sequence is a window from Candidatus Zymogenaceae bacterium. Protein-coding genes within it:
- a CDS encoding zinc metallopeptidase encodes the protein MLLTLDPLYYILVGPALLLSIFASMKVKRTFKKFSKVATASGMTGAQAAQRMLATSGVHDVQIEAVSGFLSDHYDPSKKVLRLSPDVFSGKSVASVGVAAHEAGHALQDAGGYAPLKLRTAIVPVASIGSSLAWPLLIFGFILSSLALIKVGIIFFGAAVAFQIITLPVEFNASRRAVAALSSSGMLMEQEVDGARTVLRAAAMTYVAAAATAILQLLYFLLLSRR
- a CDS encoding MFS transporter; protein product: MKLDYKKTFLIGLGFFGVSLVWTLYNAFVPVILEKFITSGTIIGLIMTLDNILAVTIQPIVGAVSDKTKTRIGRRMPYIIFGAPLAAVLFFYIPMAQAFWLLIGTIVLMNIFMALWRSPVVALMPDIIPSVNRSKANGVINFMGGAAALMVFFVGGMLYDINPKVPFIGVSVVTVLAIIILFLTIKEPKEIPHEEAEDISMKLVKTSVIAIVVGLIAYFILNTTGLFSGTLGQIFESAYQGHVMMAMLIFALIVFITLLRWVERSSILIFLAIFCWFFGYNGVETFFTLYGINELGLSAGRAAFMLGLFSLTFIIFAIPSGYIATKVGRKRTIIAGLIGLMILMGAMAYIKSIPIIIGIMLLGGVSWACININSIPMIWDITTEEMLGTYTGLYYFFSMLAQTVSPPIIGVFKDITGSYQTMFLVVPAFFLMALICMLFVKKGEAKEVTTADMLEQMEV
- the recO gene encoding DNA repair protein RecO, producing the protein MKRIETNAIVLAARDTGEADLLVTLLARRTGRITGMAKAAKKSKKRFVNVFDRGNIVTISMYRPRNRELFLIEDASLIDDCRGASSDMEALARTSVLLELVLELAPEEEPTPQLFDDLAAALAVLSAPGAREEALWLYLMRLLEQLGLAPFLDGCVRCGKAAGMEDRAFFSPASGGLICTKCRDPRDAGMPLSAGTRRFMAAGLSTPPDKMRRIVLTGEARGEIRQALPLFIHHQVGKRLLSLDFFERYIIEGERTEMRRRRSKIS
- a CDS encoding isochorismatase family protein, coding for MAGKNPQNEPSRPTTKDTAVIVIDVQEALASAMKEKIADKIIRQTITLIEAAKILDLPTVVTEQYPRGLGPTLPVVRDALGDRYRPLEKLSFSVMGERYIADVIENTGARHLILAGMETHVCVLQSALDLCDAGYLPHIAADAVCSRTELDWETGITSMRDAGVGIGTVEQYLFLLLERAGSDQFKAISKMLK
- the mgtE gene encoding magnesium transporter; translated protein: MKERTKKLRQIMAEDDLRELKEEVSKFHPADIAEFMQYLLPDEKQVVFSILDTEAAADVLVELEDETRDFILAGLESGRLSEIVDDMESDDAADIIDDLPDDVAQEVLEQIDTDDAEDIQRLMRYDEESAGGIMQTELVSVVQEETVNQAIEKIRSLADEVEDIHNVYVIDRFGKLTGILPLRKLILAAPSKRIEDILEQEPITVTVDVDQEEVARLFKKYDLVGLPVVDYVGRLVGRITVDDIVDVLEEEATEDIIKLTGAVDDYAYSSSVLKSAGTRLPWLFASWMGGVLASLIIGFYENTLIEAVVLAAFMPVIAGMGGNVASQSSTIVVRGIAIGSIDLKRLWSVVFREVKIGLLLGVTYGVLLGVFASLYFVDVVNLWLVVGLGIFSSITIASTLGTLMPIMLHSMGFDPAISSGPFVTTATDVVSMLVYLVLATAIIL
- the gatB gene encoding Asp-tRNA(Asn)/Glu-tRNA(Gln) amidotransferase subunit GatB, whose product is MKYTAVIGLEVHAQLLTDSKIFCGCSTAFGAEPNSHICPVCTAMPGVLPVLNRRVVEFGIRAALATSGEIAEFAQFARKNYFYPDLPKGYQISQYEYPLAKGGHVEIETNGEKKKIGLTRIHMEEDAGKLVHDDKAPFSYVDLNRTGVPLLEIVSEPDMSTPEEAGEYLRKLRSILRYLGVCDGNMEEGSFRCDANISVMPEGSKTLGTRTELKNMNSFRNVERALEYEIHRQIEVLEDGGSVVQETRLWNDQKNITESMRGKEEAHDYRYFPDPDLVPLRVDREWIAMIKTELPELPDEKIRRFQSEYNLSDYDARVLASEKELAEYFEETVSAGAPPKPASNWIMVELLHKLNDDKVFIADSPIPPKDMARLIGLIEDETISGKIAKTVFAEMYDTHKSPEVIVKEQGLVQITDSGEIAAIVDDIIAAHPDEVAAYRGGKENLLKFFIGQVMKETKGKANPKLVNDLVKKKLGA
- the gatA gene encoding Asp-tRNA(Asn)/Glu-tRNA(Gln) amidotransferase subunit GatA — translated: MDICSSTIHELATAYRNGDTDPVAATETFLERIERINPSLNAYIRITADTALARAKEAKKRLVNNDATTLTGIPLGIKDLMCTRGITTTCGSKILEHFVPPYNATVIERLAGQGAVMLGKTNMDEFAMGSSTESSYFGPTRNPHNTDYIPGGSSGGSAAAVAADLCCAALGSDTGGSIRQPASYTGIVGLKPTYGLVSRYGLVAFASSLDQIGPMTKDVRDAAILFSAIAGHDKRDSTSLEVDIPDYTEFLDRGVQGLRVGVPKEYFGEGLDEEVEGRVMEMVKTLEGGGAKIIDVSIPRTEHALAAYYIIAPSEASSNLARYDGVRYGFRDTRPKDSLIDMFRRSRSGGFGPEVKRRIMLGTYALSAGYYDAYYKKALQVRRLLSDDLEAAFAKVDVIACPAAPTPAYKIGEKLEDPLSMYLGDVYTVTANLAGIPGMSVPAGLNSQGLPIGVQLLAKPLGEEHIFRSAYYLEQNRPHHTPKPSL
- the gatC gene encoding Asp-tRNA(Asn)/Glu-tRNA(Gln) amidotransferase subunit GatC; this translates as MSDKAAKITKNEVLYVSRLARLDLTDTETERMTDNINDILSYMEKLGEVDTTNVPPMTHAIPKENVMRPDAVVPFTDTSEILANAPESKNTLFKVPKVIE
- the ubiE gene encoding bifunctional demethylmenaquinone methyltransferase/2-methoxy-6-polyprenyl-1,4-benzoquinol methylase UbiE: MTKTGVSNLFDSIAHRYDLLNHVLSLSIDRLWRRRLLRMAAPRPDDKILDICTGTGDIAAAFLRAVPGIGVCGVDFSQKMLEGGRRKVSRVRPGTEKALFPGDAQALPFIDDAFDIATMGFGLRNLSDKKEGIIEAARVLKPGGRLFILEFAPPRSSLLLVPYRLYLGRILPVIGGIVSANRGAYDYLADSIHGFLRPEEVTALMEESGFTDVTSHSMTGGMVYLYQGIKKKRLSS